One stretch of Streptomyces sp. MMBL 11-1 DNA includes these proteins:
- a CDS encoding OmpA family protein codes for MKTTKRPRAAHSMGQAVAVAVLIAGTTLLGASPTYADDGPSVPPGTEATSEPPVPVDPNDPDLKMPEGGTLAPGRVLDIVQVVEDLGGEERREDSNADIKFALQAEVLFGKDSAKLGSAANARIAAIADEIKKQNATKVRVFGFTDDLGSSAHGDVLSKQRADAVHGVLSKELGPTITYEIRGYGEQYPIASNSNEEGRKKNRRVEVSFPRGAGS; via the coding sequence ATGAAGACCACCAAGCGCCCCCGGGCGGCCCACAGCATGGGCCAAGCCGTCGCGGTCGCCGTCCTGATCGCCGGCACCACGCTGCTCGGAGCCTCGCCCACGTACGCCGACGACGGGCCGAGCGTCCCGCCCGGGACGGAGGCGACGTCGGAGCCGCCCGTCCCCGTCGACCCGAACGACCCGGACCTGAAGATGCCGGAGGGCGGCACCCTCGCCCCCGGCCGGGTCCTCGACATCGTCCAGGTCGTGGAGGACCTCGGAGGCGAGGAACGCCGCGAGGACAGCAACGCCGACATCAAGTTCGCGCTCCAGGCCGAAGTCCTCTTCGGCAAGGACAGCGCGAAGCTCGGCTCGGCGGCCAACGCCCGGATCGCCGCGATCGCCGACGAGATCAAGAAGCAGAACGCGACCAAGGTCCGCGTCTTCGGCTTCACCGACGACCTCGGCTCCTCGGCCCACGGCGACGTCCTGTCCAAGCAGCGCGCCGACGCCGTGCACGGGGTCCTGTCGAAGGAGCTCGGTCCCACGATCACGTACGAGATCCGGGGCTACGGCGAGCAGTACCCGATCGCCAGCAACAGTAACGAAGAGGGCCGCAAGAAGAACCGCCGCGTGGAGGTCTCCTTCCCGCGCGGCGCGGGGTCCTGA